The following coding sequences lie in one Spirosoma sp. KUDC1026 genomic window:
- the udk gene encoding uridine kinase yields MKTKPFIVGITGGSASGKTSFLKDVLNAFTPDQICLISQDNYYRGLEHIPIDENGIHNFDLPQTINHERFADHLSQLHAGQTIEMQEYTFNNPDVVPRQLVYKPTPIVIVEGLFVFHFEDVASQLDLKVFITAKNKIKLHRRMVRDQAERGLTTEMITYQWENHVKPAYREFVKPHKEEADIVIPNNIHYQKGLDVLIAFLQTKL; encoded by the coding sequence ATGAAAACCAAACCATTCATCGTTGGGATAACCGGCGGGAGTGCATCGGGTAAAACGTCGTTTCTCAAAGATGTTCTCAATGCATTCACGCCCGATCAAATCTGTTTGATTTCGCAGGATAACTATTACCGAGGCCTTGAGCATATTCCCATTGACGAAAACGGCATTCATAATTTCGACCTGCCGCAGACGATCAATCACGAACGTTTCGCCGATCACCTGAGCCAGTTGCATGCCGGGCAGACAATTGAGATGCAGGAGTACACCTTCAACAATCCAGACGTTGTGCCCCGCCAGCTGGTGTACAAACCCACCCCGATTGTGATCGTTGAGGGGTTGTTCGTTTTTCATTTTGAGGACGTAGCCAGCCAGCTTGATCTGAAAGTGTTTATTACGGCCAAAAACAAGATTAAGCTGCACCGCCGGATGGTACGCGACCAGGCCGAGCGGGGCCTAACTACTGAAATGATCACGTATCAGTGGGAAAATCACGTCAAACCTGCCTATCGGGAGTTTGTTAAACCTCACAAAGAGGAAGCCGACATTGTTATTCCTAACAACATTCACTATCAGAAAGGGCTCGACGTACTGATTGCCTTCTTACAAACAAAGCTGTAA
- the malQ gene encoding 4-alpha-glucanotransferase has product MLQQRSSGLLLHITSLPSAHGIGDLGPEAYRFADFLSASGQTYWQILPLTPVDPGAGFSPYSSPSAFAGNTLMISLEKLVEEGFLTSDDLHALNEQPVQDVTITERPMTGDSAGIAESVLAGPLTLAPSTMHAAWIKKRPLLQQAAERFLRDATTAQRSDYERFCNWQADWLDDYALFTALQEATQEPFWLRWPEAIKRREPDEMERQQKLLYDQIEAVKVLQYFFLRQWNELVAYCYTRKIHMIGDIPIYVQLNSADVWGNPTLFKLDENFQPLFVAGAPPDYFSEYGQRWGNPIYDWEEHERTGFAWWMHRMRHQMSLYSLTRLDHFLGFAVYWEIPASEPTAKVGKWIKAPIEAFMHAMYRQFVQLPIIAEDLGARTGDVQPHLKHYGIPGMRVVQFGFGEDMPTSTYAVHNHIENTVVYSGTHDNNTTLGWFHEADKELREHIDDYLGFAVTDETIVDQICRLTMQSVSRLAILPIQDVLKLDESNRMNTPGLGGRSWQWRLQPDQLTAEVAENLLKLTRMTGRA; this is encoded by the coding sequence ATGCTTCAACAACGTTCGAGCGGTTTGCTGCTCCATATCACGTCCCTGCCTTCTGCGCATGGCATTGGCGATCTTGGTCCCGAAGCGTATCGCTTTGCCGATTTCCTATCCGCTTCTGGACAGACCTACTGGCAGATTTTGCCCCTAACTCCCGTCGATCCGGGAGCCGGCTTTTCACCCTACAGCAGTCCGTCTGCGTTTGCGGGTAATACATTGATGATCAGTCTGGAAAAGCTGGTGGAGGAAGGATTTCTGACATCAGACGATCTCCATGCATTGAATGAACAGCCTGTTCAGGACGTAACAATAACCGAGCGTCCAATGACTGGCGACAGTGCAGGCATTGCTGAGTCTGTACTGGCAGGGCCACTGACACTGGCCCCCTCAACCATGCACGCAGCCTGGATCAAAAAACGCCCGTTGTTGCAGCAGGCGGCCGAACGATTCCTGCGGGATGCCACGACCGCCCAGCGCAGCGACTACGAGCGTTTCTGCAACTGGCAGGCCGACTGGCTGGATGATTATGCCTTGTTCACGGCCTTGCAGGAAGCTACACAGGAACCCTTCTGGCTCCGCTGGCCGGAGGCAATCAAGCGCCGGGAGCCAGACGAGATGGAGCGTCAGCAGAAGCTGCTATACGATCAGATCGAAGCCGTAAAGGTGCTTCAATATTTTTTTCTGCGTCAATGGAACGAGCTGGTTGCCTACTGCTACACCCGAAAAATTCACATGATCGGCGATATTCCTATCTACGTTCAGCTGAACAGCGCCGATGTCTGGGGCAATCCGACCCTGTTTAAACTGGATGAAAATTTCCAGCCTCTGTTTGTTGCTGGTGCCCCGCCCGACTATTTCAGTGAATACGGTCAGCGCTGGGGAAATCCAATCTACGACTGGGAAGAGCACGAGCGGACGGGCTTTGCCTGGTGGATGCACCGGATGCGGCACCAGATGTCGCTTTACAGCCTTACCCGGCTGGACCATTTTCTGGGGTTTGCCGTCTACTGGGAAATTCCGGCCAGCGAACCAACAGCAAAGGTAGGCAAGTGGATTAAAGCGCCTATTGAGGCTTTCATGCACGCCATGTACCGGCAGTTTGTTCAGCTACCGATTATTGCTGAGGACCTGGGTGCCCGCACCGGCGACGTACAGCCGCACCTGAAGCATTACGGGATTCCCGGTATGCGAGTGGTGCAGTTTGGTTTTGGCGAAGATATGCCCACCTCAACCTATGCGGTGCACAATCATATCGAAAACACGGTGGTGTATTCGGGTACGCACGATAACAACACGACGCTGGGCTGGTTTCACGAAGCTGATAAGGAACTGCGGGAACATATCGATGACTACCTTGGCTTTGCCGTCACCGACGAAACTATTGTTGACCAGATCTGCCGCCTGACCATGCAGTCCGTTAGCCGCCTGGCCATTCTGCCGATTCAGGACGTATTAAAGCTCGACGAATCCAATCGCATGAATACCCCCGGCCTGGGCGGACGCAG
- the atpC gene encoding ATP synthase F1 subunit epsilon codes for MTLDIITPDRKVFSGEASAVTLPGSQGQFQVLNNHAPLVSTLARGPIVVQSTAGQQTFTVDGGVVEVLQNRVLVLAEAIVL; via the coding sequence ATGACATTAGACATTATCACTCCCGACCGTAAGGTCTTTTCCGGCGAAGCAAGTGCCGTTACGTTGCCGGGTAGCCAAGGCCAGTTTCAGGTGTTGAATAACCACGCTCCGCTGGTTAGCACACTGGCACGTGGGCCTATCGTTGTTCAGTCGACAGCCGGCCAGCAAACCTTTACGGTTGATGGTGGTGTTGTTGAAGTGCTGCAAAACAGAGTACTGGTACTGGCCGAGGCCATTGTCCTGTAA
- the atpD gene encoding F0F1 ATP synthase subunit beta, translated as MITETAVNTGKITQIIGPVVDVSFEGEGSRIPAILDALKVTKANGQSVILECQQHLGEDRVRTIAMDSTDGLYRGMDVTDLGHQITMPSGEGVRGRLFNVVGDAIDGIPQPKTTGAGLPIHRAAPKFEDLATSTEVLFTGIKVIDLLEPYAKGGKIGLFGGAGVGKTVLIQELINNIAKAYAGLSVFAGVGERTREGNDLLREMIEAGIIRYGDAFKHSMEEGGWDVTKVDTEELTKSQATFVFGQMNEPPGARARVALSGLTIAEHFRDGDGEGAGRDILFFVDNIFRFTQAGSEVSALLGRMPSAVGYQPTLATEMGVMQERITSTKRGSITSVQAVYVPADDLTDPAPATTFAHLDATTVLSRKISELGIYPAVDPLDSTSRILSAEILGDEHYNTAQRVKEILQRYKELQDIIAILGLEELSEEDKLVVARARRVQRFLSQPFFVAEQFTGLKGVLVPIEDTIKGFNEIIDGKYDHLPEAAFNLVGTIEDAVAKGERLLKESGQ; from the coding sequence ATGATTACGGAAACGGCAGTCAATACAGGTAAGATTACGCAGATAATCGGGCCGGTCGTGGACGTGAGTTTCGAGGGCGAAGGCTCGCGGATTCCCGCCATTCTGGACGCCCTCAAAGTAACCAAAGCAAACGGGCAGTCAGTTATTCTGGAGTGCCAGCAGCACCTGGGTGAAGATCGCGTTCGGACCATTGCCATGGATTCGACCGATGGTTTGTACCGGGGCATGGACGTTACTGACCTGGGCCACCAGATCACTATGCCATCGGGCGAAGGTGTTCGGGGCCGTCTGTTTAACGTAGTAGGTGATGCCATCGACGGTATACCTCAGCCAAAAACAACGGGTGCCGGCCTGCCTATTCACCGGGCTGCCCCAAAATTCGAAGACCTAGCTACCTCTACCGAGGTTCTTTTCACCGGTATCAAAGTAATCGATCTGCTCGAGCCTTACGCAAAAGGTGGTAAAATCGGTCTCTTTGGTGGTGCCGGTGTTGGTAAAACCGTCTTGATCCAAGAGCTGATCAATAATATCGCTAAAGCGTATGCCGGCCTGTCGGTATTCGCTGGTGTGGGTGAGCGTACTCGGGAGGGAAATGACCTGCTCCGCGAGATGATCGAAGCGGGTATCATCCGCTACGGCGACGCGTTCAAACATTCAATGGAAGAAGGCGGCTGGGACGTAACGAAAGTAGATACTGAAGAGCTGACCAAAAGCCAGGCTACGTTCGTGTTCGGACAGATGAATGAGCCTCCGGGAGCCCGTGCCCGGGTAGCCCTGTCGGGTCTGACCATTGCTGAACACTTCCGCGATGGTGACGGCGAGGGTGCTGGTCGCGACATTCTGTTCTTCGTTGATAACATCTTCCGGTTCACCCAGGCGGGTTCGGAGGTATCGGCTCTGCTGGGTCGGATGCCATCGGCCGTAGGGTACCAGCCAACGCTGGCTACGGAAATGGGTGTGATGCAGGAGCGTATTACGTCGACCAAACGCGGTTCGATCACGTCGGTACAGGCCGTTTACGTACCTGCCGATGACTTGACTGACCCAGCGCCTGCTACGACCTTTGCTCACCTTGACGCCACGACGGTACTAAGCCGGAAGATCTCGGAGCTGGGTATCTACCCTGCCGTTGACCCACTCGATTCGACCTCGCGGATTCTGAGCGCCGAAATCCTGGGCGACGAGCATTACAACACGGCTCAGCGCGTGAAGGAGATTCTGCAACGTTACAAAGAGCTGCAGGACATCATCGCCATTCTGGGTCTGGAAGAGCTTTCTGAAGAAGACAAACTGGTGGTTGCCCGCGCTCGTCGTGTCCAACGTTTCCTGTCGCAGCCATTCTTTGTGGCTGAGCAGTTCACCGGTCTGAAAGGCGTTCTGGTGCCAATCGAAGATACAATCAAAGGTTTCAACGAAATCATTGACGGTAAGTACGATCACCTGCCAGAAGCAGCGTTTAACCTGGTTGGTACGATCGAAGACGCCGTTGCTAAAGGCGAGCGTCTGCTGAAAGAATCGGGTCAGTAA